The genomic region cacatttttttaaaaagttgggacaatgTTTACCCCTGTGCTGcaccacctcttcttttaacaacaccctGTAATGGTTTGGGACCTGAGAAGACACTGTTGTAATATTGAAGGTAAAATGTTTTCCTCTTCTTGTTTGATGAAGGATTTCAGTTCAGTGTCTCTTTTGTGGTATTTTTCATTCACAATGCACCAGatattttcagtggtgacaggtctggactgcgagcaggccagtttagcactcaAACTAttttactacagagccatggtgttgtaatacatgcagaatgtggtcagcaatttgtcattgtcttgctgaaataagcctGAGAGCCTGTTCAAACTCTGTTCTAGCAACAAAACTATCCCTGCACCTAGTTTTTCATAACTGTGTTTGGAAAAAATCACTGCTCATGATCATGATGTAGAGTGATCAATTTCTGTCTGCCCAACTGTTCACAAAGATTGTTTAGTTGCTGTGTATATTTTAGCTCCAACATACCATTTTTTATTATCTCTGTatggatttatttattcatttattgaatAGGAGTGAATTAAGTCAACTTCTCGCACTCATAAAACTGAACATGAATTTCTACCAATCTCATTTAATGGAAGTTCACGTCAATTCAACATCGAAACATTTTCTGTAGAAGCATCCTCAAATTATTACGGAATTttacatcaacaaaaacataaagAACTGGATTCAAGCAGCAGTGGGAACAAGCGAGCACTTTGCAGACATAAAGCGCAGAATCAAGATGAATGAACGCATCACACGATGTAAAAAtgtcaatctgatgaaaatgcaACGTGTTCAGAAACATCACAATGTTATAAGGAGCCCAGCAGATAAAGAACAACACCACAATAGAGAAGATCAATCTTCTAGTCCTGTTTCTGTTGTTCCTCTGGGACTTTGGGATGGTCAGAATAATTCTTATGTAGCAAAAACCCACGACTGAAAAggcaacaacaaacaaaatgttctGTTGATATGTAACACCAATGATAGCTTCAGTGCTGTAATACGTACAGTAACGTTTTTTAGAGTCTTTTGGGTCAGGCGTGACTTCACTGTACAGTAATTCTGGTGAAGCTGCTGCAAAGCTAAACACCCAAGTAATGACAGGAAAGACAAATCCCTGCCATCTATTCCAGTCTGACCGAGGATGGGCCACTGCTACATAGCGCTCAATTGACATCAGCATCAGGAACACAATGCTGCTATGAAATCCAGCAGAGAAGATAAAGTTCACACTTTTACACATAAAGTCGCCAAACGTCCAGCTCCACATGAGATAGCAAGCCCAAAATGGAAGCCCAAGTGTGAAGATCAGGTCAGAGAGAGCCAAGTTGAGGATGAAGATGTTGGTCAGTGATTTGAGATTTTCAAAGAGTCCAAACATCACCAGAACCAGGACGTTACCAATTAGACTAAGGAGGACCACAATGGTGAGGACTAtgggaaaatcagtggaaacagCTTTGATCAAAGCTTCGTTTTGACATAGCAGAGGAGGAGAGTAATAATAGTCATAATAGTCATAATATCCAAATGTGCTATTTGCATTTTCTCCCTCTTCACTGTTTTCTGGAAAGCAAAGAAAGAACAGTTGAACACCTTCAGAGCACTTCTGTTCACCAGTTCATACTAAATTAGAGCTCTTTCTTACCCATTTTTCTCTCCTGAATTGTTGTTTGTGCCGCACGGAAGGAGGATTAGGACACTACAACACAGAAACAGGACTAAAGGCAGCCATTCACTGTTTTCTCACACTGCATTTGTACATCTAAAGCCTACACTACACATCTGCTCACACAACACTAAAATAATCAGTCTGACTGAGATGCTACTGATGATTTACAATAAAGCCTAACAAAGATGCTGAAAATGTAGCTTTGTAATCTTGTGCCACACTGTggactaaaactaaaacaagGAAAGGTAAAATACTTACAGACTCTCTAAATCAGTGCTGATTGTACAGAGCAGGTATCACCTTCTGCAGCCTGCACTAGAAATCCAGTCTGCTTTGTCTTGTGGATGTGAAGATTCAGTCAGTTGATATTTAAGAAGTCATGCAGTTTTTCTAGTACTGGGAGAGTTCTGTTTTATGATGAGAAGTCTCAAACATTCATCATCTGACGGCGGGTTATATAGACACTTCTGAACGGACAGTTTAAAGCTTGTGATTGGTTACACAGTAAAACCTTACCAAACATGGATCTTCTAACATGGCACTTAAAAAACTGTGAGAACATGTAACCTTCAGTGGTCAACTTCAGAACAGAAGCTCTGTTTCTAAAAGAAGCTAATGACTTAATTTCAGCAAGTAGCAGAAACCACAGGTGACAGACAGTGTCTCACTTCTCTCTTACACAGGAGAAACGTATCTGCACCCTTATTCTATGTTTCTTAAAAAGACTGACTGTCTGCATGTTGGGTTACATCTGCAGGCTACTTTGTTGCCAGGCAGAAAGTTAATGCTGCTTGATTAAAGTTACAAATACATGATGAACATAAACACATAGCTGAGCTTATATGTGTAATCATTGGACATTCTGTTAAATAACAGTCTGGGTTGCTCAGGTTGGAAGACTGAATGTGAGAGGGTGAGACTTGTCTGTACTGTCTGGTATCCAGTTAGAGCAAACTAACCACGACAAGTTCTAAGAGTGTATGAAGCAGACTTTCCCACAGTTCTTGGTGGTTTAGtaggttttatttattagcCCTTGTCTTCAGCTGTTACTCataaatgacattttcatgTTATATAAAGGTTATATCCAGTAtataggcaaaagtttgggtgcccctggtcaaattacatttttggtgACCACATCCTTTGCAGACAACATACTTCTGCACACTTCTGTAAcatgtcaagtcaagtcaggaggcttttattgtcattccatctttGTACACAGTGGTGTAAAATTACGTTCCTCTAAGGAACACGGTGCAACATGAAACAGAATAAGCAGTACAAAGTGCAACGTGCAGACGTAAGTGTGCAAAAATATTGGACTAGAAACAATGcagtaaatactataaataaaaccaacattagacacagtaaacagacaggacagacaGCGTGAGCATGAGGAAGGGTTGTGAAATAAGGTGCAAAGATTAATTAACATGCTGTGGACTGTGAATACATGAGCACAGCAGTTCCTGAGGCAGGATATACATGGTACTTGAGTAAACACTGTATTAGCAGCAAGTTCCAGATAGTGCaaaagaggagagtgtgtgagtatagaatgtgtgtgtgagaggggcTTTCAGTTCAGTCATCATGAGTTCAAAAACCAAATTGCTTGCGGatcaaagctgttgcagagtcagGCAGTGAtgcacggatgctccggtaccttctgccagacagaagcaatgaaaaaagtttatgtgagggatggatggggacgccacaatgctggtggctttgtGGATGCTgcatgtggtgtagatgtccatgatggtgggagagagaccccaatgatcttctcagctgtcctcactatacactgtagggtcttgtggtctgaggcggcgcaattcccaaaccagccgatgatgcagctgctcaggatgctctccacaggcCCGCTGTAGAAcgtggtgaggatgggagggggaaaTGAGCCTTCTTCAATCTCCGCAGGGagtagaggtgctgctgggctctcttggttatggagttggtgttgagggaccaggtgaggttctctgtgatgtggacactgagGAACCTGATGCTCCtgatgatttccacagcagagccagtgatgttcagtgagGGGTGGCCACCtcgcactcttcggaagtcaacaaccatctccttagttttgtccacattcagagacaggttgttggttctTCACAGTCCTCTCTGTACACTGACTCATCGTTCTTGCTAATCATACCCACCACAGTCGtttcatcagcaaacttgatgatgtgattcTGTGGTTCTGGAGATGTTATTACATCtggcttggcattgtcatgCTCTGCGCATGTGCAAGGCTGACACCATTGTTGACCGAACAGGTCACACATTTGGGTTTGCTCATTTACTGACTTTTAGTTTTTGCTCCTTTATCTTGCTATTAATCCTTCTGGTTACTTGCTTtaactaaatatttattttgtgtcttgtttCTTTACCCtcacaatgttgtttttttatttttagttttaactAACCTTTATTTCTCTGTTTGGAATCTGAGAAAACACGAGCTCCAGACGCTGAGCAGGGAGCTGCTGCAGTTGGATCAACAGATCAGGGCTCCCCTAAAGTGGCAGACAGCGCTCCACTGGTGGAAAACCCATTTGGAAGCAGCCCAGGATACGTCCTACATGGTTGTTTCAAGACCAAGCCTGGCGGCGACTTCTACTCTGCCAGATGGAGCGCTACTACGTTTAACACCAGGATTGCCCATCTTCACACCCGCGCCGGAGCAGGGCTGGGAACGCCAGCGTGGCCGGGGAAGGAGAAGGTTTTCACCAATTCCTTCAACACTCAGTTTTACCTTCAGTAACCTGTTCAAGGCCCTCAGCTCACCACCTGCTTGAGTgcctcagagagagagtcaggagAGTGTTATTATAATTGGAGACTCAATAGTGAGACATCTTAAAGTAACTTACTCTGGAAGTAATTCGGCTATCTGTTGTTTTCCAGATGCCTGGGATATTTCGGCACCGTAGTAATTCATGTGGGGGTGGATGACATCTCATCCTGACAGAGCGAAGTCCTCAAGGAGCATTTCAGATTACTTCGAGATACCGTTAAGAAGAGAACCAATGCCAGGATCATCATCTCAAGACTGCTGCCCACCTACCGGACAGGAAGCAAGCTGTTCAGTAGGCTCTACGCACTGCAGTGCTGGCTCCAAGCCTGGTGTAACAACAACAGTGTCAGCTACGTGAGCAACCAGAATGTTTTCTGGGAGCAACTCAACCTGTAGTAGACAACGGACGACAGGTAAGTGCCTTTAATGATATAGACAATGTCCCCTTAATTGCTACCTTTCCTTCCTGTTTCTGCTGTCTTAACGCCGAAGCTTCTGCTAGTTATGTAGGGAGATTTTGCTCCAAAAACCTCATTAGAGTCATCAAACCCTAattaaaaaatcaaagaaaCTGGCTTAGTGATAATGGCACAGCAACTCTACTAGAAGTTGCTCCTGAAAAGTACAGATTTATGCATAGAGTAAGATAGGGTAGATGAGGAGGAGTGACCTGCATTTATAATAGTGACTTTATCTGCAAAAGTACCTCTATTGGTGAATTCATGTCTTTTGAGTATGTTGCAATCAGACATTTTAATTATACATCTGTGTTAATAATTGTAATATTCAGACATTTTAACCGAATTGCTGACTTGTATTATTAGTAACTAGAAAAATCGgaagtgttgtgttttgttttccagtaACTTTTTTGAGTTGTATGTATTTTTACGTGTACAGATACGAGCAGATCTGGGGAGAAAACGTATTTCTGTTTTGGTCATTCTGTGTGTAATGCGGATTCTAaagaaattaaaagaaaaaaagaaccgAGTATATCCCATTGAATTAAAACTAAGCCAGAGCTCTTATGTATCCAGTGCTGTTGTGGGCTTACTGTATATGTCCTCTGTCTGTATAGTATTATAATACATAATGATGTAACAACAGTGAATACATTCAGTAGATTATcaagaaacatttaattatgtaatatgtaaataaaaatggactatACTCTGCTGAATTCGGTGGTTTTTCACTTTGAGTGTCCAAGTTCATATCTGTAGATGTTCACCTGAGGAGTCACTGAACATGTAACAGTTTTAACACAGACCAACATCCTCAGCAAGCTTTTAGAGACACACTGCTGACACCATTCAGTGAGTGGATTTTAACTGGATTAAGTTTTGGCTGAGCTTagggttagggccagggtgagggttaagataaggttttaggttaaggttagagttaggattaagattagggccagggccagggtgaggtcTGAGATTAAAtattgggctgaggttaaggttagggttaggattaggattagagcaagggtgagggtcaggattaggtttttgCACAGTGACATAATTGTTGTAATTTTGCCTCCaagcatcaccacagtgaatCTGAAATGAagcattaattaatattaaatcaTTGTAATACACCACTGTATCAGCATCAACATGttctataaaataattttatatcaggcctagtcattttttttccactcaGTTGACTGCAAAACCATACCAATCAAGTCTGAACTTGGACAACTTCTCATTGAATGGTTTCGCTTTGTTTTAATTATTGTCTACATTGTAGATCAATATTGAAGATCTATGAAGTAACAAGGAACACACAGAATTATGTAGTAAACAAAAAGTGTGAAACAACCCAGAACATGTTTTTACTTTAGATTCTTCACCTTTTGACATGACGATGACAGCTTCGCCCACTCTTGGCATTCTCTCAATCAGCTTCATGAGGTTGTCATCTGGAATAGTTTGAATTAACAGGTGTGCCTTGTCATGAGTTCATTTGTTGAACTGTTTGTCTTCTTAATGTGTTTGAGACCCTCAGTTGTGTTGTGTGGAGGAGGGGTTGGTACACGGTTCtatagttctttatagaactataTAGATAAACTGCACAGATAAACTGCACAGCTGTTAGCTTCTGATTGTCCATGACTTCTCTCTGGCACAGACGAGCATCTGGGAAAgacaaatggttaaaaaaatgacatttacgTCAATAATtttagtcatttatttaaacaatGTTATGATTTGTCATCACTACTTTTCTCTCTATTGCctgtatttctgcatatttaaacaaaaaacttgCAATGGCAAAAAAGGTTTGCATGCTCACTCCAGGAGAATAATTTTTTCACccaataaaaacataatgtgCTAAATCACAGTTGTAATACATTAACTGTATTCTTTAAACGTAAATGCAAAAAGAGTAAAGTCTGTGTGCATCTGCAAACActggtgcattttttttttgtttgtttgtttgattttatcaGTGGAGCATGAAaagatggatatatgtaaatattatgtaaatattatgtaaatatgtaaatgtgaaatCACAAAAATACTGAATTGCAAACGTGCTGTTAACACATCCAACCCCCCACACATGGGCTTCATGGACTGGGGAGCAGACGACACGTTCTGAAACCCTAACAGCACCCGCTGCTCCTCTTCACTGTAGTTACTTCTGCATGTGATTATGAGgtgcagtattttttttttaataagcttGTTTTCATGACACAAACAGCCCTtctatttatctctcttttATTCATGATGCAGTTCACCCATGGTAATCACTTTCAAACAGATCTTTCACAACGTGCAGACATAACAGTGAGTAAAAGTCTTAAAATGCGGCAAATATTCAACTTACAATACAGCACTACAGTTgtaagcaaaagtttgggcacgtctggtcaaatgacctgctttgttgattttctaagtgaaaagaagtgaacacatcctatacagacacacacgtctgcacattttaatgcacacttactATTCATTTGCTGAACTTAACACATTGAGGAATAAACACAACTCTGAAGCCTGTCCAAAACTTACGGCACATTTTaactttaacattttaatagatgttgTGCACTGAATTTTACAGAGAAATGAAATCCCTGCCTGTGGAGGGcgtgtgttcatttattttcacttaggaaatcaatATAGTGTCATttcaccaggggtgcccaaacttttgcataagccAGTAAAGCAATAACATGTTGAAGTAAATAAgttgatgttttgtttattttatacttCAGGCGCCACAAGGAATGTGAGAGTCTGATTGTATCTCTCAGGTGAGAGCAAAATAGTAATAATGAAAGTGAAACAAGGCAAGAGCAGTCTTACAGCGGAGCACTCAGTCTAGAAAATGCTGGACTGAAAAAAACCCAACCAAGGTCTGCTGCCCATTCACAGCAACAAAATACTGACCATTCTCAGTTCCAACCTCCAAGACAAAGAGGAAGGTCTTCTTCTGATCATCTGGCCACAGATGCTGCATCATGTTGCTCCCATACTAATGAAGAACACACAAAATCTGAAATTTGAGTTTCTATTGGATCTTATGACTCAGTTATCCAGTGCAAATCTGTGAGTAATGAACTGAGATTTAAAGCTGGGACACAAACAAGTGTTGAAAGAATCTGGTGCAGGATCTTCACTGTGATGATGGCTTCAGATCTAAGAGAAAATCAATGATGATTTAGAGAgaactactgaataatttgccaaCAGCTTTGCTTTCAACATGTGAGTTAAATGGCATTATACTCAACTATTGCAAACCTAGAGAGATGATCCAGTCTGGCTGCTGCTTCTGCAGGCTGGGTTTGTCCTGGTGAAGGTTTCAGAGAAGCTCTGAGTGCTGAAGTTCACTGTCTGACTCTAGTGTGGGGGACATGATCTGCcaaagtaaaaaacaaataacagtaaGAATAAATGACTCCGTGAATTAATATGTGAACTGGAATTGCACAGAATAatgataaatctaaaaataaataaatgtatataaaataatatattaataaataaaaccttacATAAATTAACATGTCTGCATTTACTTATTTGTCTATTTAGTGGACAGATGGACTAGTTGTACAACtataaagtgctcctatatggtaagtggagttgataaaatggacaatgagtttAAATTCAGGGTAGCTGTACATTAAGTGGCCAATGAGTACAATGGTGTACTGCACACTCCACATTCCATACTTTTCTTTAACACCTGTTTATTGATATATGGTAACTATTACCTATATACATGCTATTCCACCCATTTTGTCTGTGCAagatatgtatatttttgtaaGACAATTAAAGCTGTTGTTTCCAAATGATTTCTAGTGTTGTCACTGAAATTCATGTATGCATAGAGGTGAGTTTTAAGAATCAATGACTTTAACAAAGTAATACAGCACATCCTGGTGTAACGCATGATAACACACATCATGTTCTTAAAACTGCAGCAGAATGTTGATTGCTTTGCTATGTCCACTTCTGTTCATTCACTTtcgaaaaatgaaagaaaattaaaagaTGTCCAGCCCATTTAAGgagaattttcattttaaggTAATTTCGTTGGGCTGATATAGGGTAAGTGTATGATATAGCCCTGATTTGGCACACATCTGACCCATTTTAGGTGAAGCTGAGGTTATGTTCTTTGGCCCTGATTTGGCCAGAACTTGGCCCATGTAAGGTGGGTATATGGTAAATTTATTTGGCCCAGACATGGCCATGCAAGGTGAGTATATGGTAAATGTATTTGGCCCAGACATGGCCATGCAAGGTGAGTATATGGTAAATGTATTTGGCCCAGACATGGCCATGCAAGGTGAGTATATGGTAAATTTATTTGGCCCAGACATGGCCATGCAAGGTGAGTATATGGTAAATTTATTTGGCCCAGACATGGCCATGCAAGGTGAGTATATGATAAATTTATCTGGCCCAGACATGGCCATTCAAGGTGAGTATATGGTAAATTTATTTGGCCCAGACATGGCCATTCAAGGTGAGT from Pygocentrus nattereri isolate fPygNat1 chromosome 9, fPygNat1.pri, whole genome shotgun sequence harbors:
- the LOC108417808 gene encoding chemokine XC receptor 1-like — translated: MENSEEGENANSTFGYYDYYDYYYSPPLLCQNEALIKAVSTDFPIVLTIVVLLSLIGNVLVLVMFGLFENLKSLTNIFILNLALSDLIFTLGLPFWACYLMWSWTFGDFMCKSVNFIFSAGFHSSIVFLMLMSIERYVAVAHPRSDWNRWQGFVFPVITWVFSFAAASPELLYSEVTPDPKDSKKRYCTYYSTEAIIGVTYQQNILFVVAFSVVGFCYIRIILTIPKSQRNNRNRTRRLIFSIVVLFFICWAPYNIVMFLNTLHFHQIDIFTSCDAFIHLDSALYVCKVLACSHCCLNPVLYVFVDVKFRNNLRMLLQKMFRC